From Leptolyngbya sp. KIOST-1, one genomic window encodes:
- a CDS encoding PAS domain-containing protein yields the protein MTQISSQSQMRTSLETHERSPLEPQDRAPLPVLLLVRGGDRDRLAQALPSDRLLQAETLPEALALWHRHSPAWAVVDPDWAGGGLAFLAALGQTQPQRPLPVLLLVGPGQERTALEAMKLGAADYLFSDDLAAANLRQRLDQSPPPSAVGQVRQQYQNLVENSPDIVERFDRQLRHLYVSPTLTRLTGIESEAFLGKTCRELGLDSTMVDTWEAAAATLLASGTKQTIEFTIPTPDRVRHFEMVLAPERSVTGEIESILCISRDISDRVAAERTLAQLLGEAEQAKAEASASRDRLARVFERINDGIVALDRDGCFTYINHRAAQTLGRDPAALLGRQLWEMFPEVVGEPFYYAFQRAIAQQQPVYQDQFYAPFDRWFENRIYPDSEGVTVYFTDVSDRKAAAASRQQTEDLRQELTLLEQMLDSVLGGYWDIDLVANTAYWSPGFKAMFGYTDDELPNQMDTWQALIFPEDLTAGQASFDRHIQSRGEIPHKVELRYRHKNGSLVWVLCTGQVIAWDEAGQPLRVIGCHVDITQLKQAEVQLRKNEAHLQTAQRIGNLGSWEFEVATQAIAWSEQVYRIFGLTPGEQPPSLEALQGYFHPADRARHGQVIEAAITTHQPYDEEFRIVRADGSSGQIHVKGEAMIDELGQLTHLTGTVQDISERRHHERERDHLSLRLGLALDSGGVGIWTWDMDQTLTWDQRMYEIYGLPDLGQAVTYSDWASYVHPDDLATVEAQIPTALTGETKFDVEFRCCHPDGQLHWVRSTATVRRSPTGQPIEMVGIHYDITEHKQTAIELERLSLRLTLALASGRIGSWERVLSTDEVIWDQCLIDLYGFERLGHQATYQDWRAQVYAEDIDWVEAANQALIDSNAPYDVEFRVWRGDGSLGWIRSSALVQRDAHGQPVSIIGINYDITDQKQTAARLQTLSTRLTVALESGGFGSWEWDLLTDGLDWDQRLIDLYGFGQLGRPATYQDWRSRVHPEDVEAVEAALQAAIDTDAPYEVEFRIYRCNGELRWVKSSALVHRNSASQPLSLIGINYDITQTKQAETQLRDLSLRLSMALKSGEIGTWAMDLDTQLVDWDQRMCAMYGCVRAEQALTLADWRNMVFSEDVDWIDIAFAQILDGLPPETIEFRIHRGDGEMRWIRATALVQHDDLGRPRRLIGTNTDITEAKLAEQHLRRTTAQLEASNLELEAFAYSVSHDLRAPLRAIDGFSRALLEDYGDQFDPEGKDYFDRIRHNVARMGCLIDDLLRLSRVSRQTMAYGTVNLSDLVQAEIDDLRSAEPDRVVTTTVTSGIAICADPTLMRVAIANLVQNAWKFTGHRPEARLEFGVAIQAGEPVYYLRDNGAGFDMAYADKLFGVFQRLHNTHEFPGTGIGLATVQRAIHRQGGRVWAEAAVDQGATFYFTLPQFAPGAEGAL from the coding sequence ATGACTCAGATCTCCTCCCAGTCCCAGATGCGGACCTCGCTTGAAACCCATGAACGGTCGCCGCTAGAACCCCAGGACCGCGCCCCTCTCCCCGTGCTGCTACTGGTCCGGGGCGGCGATCGCGATCGCCTCGCCCAGGCCCTCCCTAGCGATCGCCTGCTGCAGGCCGAAACCCTGCCCGAAGCCCTCGCACTCTGGCACCGCCACTCCCCCGCCTGGGCGGTGGTTGATCCCGATTGGGCCGGAGGCGGGCTGGCGTTTTTGGCCGCCCTGGGTCAAACCCAGCCCCAACGCCCATTGCCTGTACTGCTGCTGGTGGGGCCAGGGCAGGAGCGCACCGCCCTGGAGGCGATGAAGCTGGGGGCCGCCGACTACCTCTTTAGCGATGACTTGGCGGCAGCTAACCTGCGGCAGCGGCTGGACCAGAGCCCGCCGCCCTCGGCGGTAGGTCAGGTCCGCCAGCAGTACCAGAACCTGGTCGAAAATTCCCCCGACATCGTCGAGCGGTTTGACCGCCAGCTGCGCCACCTCTACGTCAGCCCAACGCTGACTCGGCTGACGGGGATCGAAAGCGAGGCCTTTTTGGGCAAAACCTGCCGCGAGCTGGGGTTAGACAGCACCATGGTCGACACCTGGGAGGCGGCCGCCGCCACGCTCCTGGCCAGCGGCACCAAACAGACGATTGAATTTACAATCCCTACCCCAGATAGAGTGCGGCACTTTGAGATGGTGCTGGCCCCAGAGCGGTCGGTGACAGGGGAAATAGAGTCGATTCTGTGTATTTCTCGGGATATCAGCGATCGCGTCGCCGCCGAGCGCACCCTGGCGCAGCTGCTGGGCGAGGCCGAACAGGCAAAGGCCGAGGCCAGCGCCAGCCGCGATCGGCTGGCCAGGGTTTTTGAGCGCATCAACGATGGCATTGTCGCCCTCGACCGGGACGGCTGTTTTACCTACATCAACCATCGGGCGGCCCAAACCCTGGGCCGAGACCCGGCCGCGCTGCTGGGACGGCAGCTGTGGGAGATGTTTCCCGAGGTCGTGGGGGAGCCCTTTTATTACGCCTTTCAGCGGGCGATCGCCCAACAACAGCCCGTTTACCAGGACCAGTTCTACGCACCCTTCGATCGCTGGTTTGAAAACCGCATCTACCCCGACAGCGAGGGCGTCACCGTTTACTTTACCGATGTCAGCGATCGCAAAGCCGCCGCCGCCAGCCGCCAGCAAACCGAGGATCTGCGCCAGGAACTCACCCTGCTGGAGCAAATGCTCGACTCCGTGCTGGGAGGCTACTGGGATATTGACCTTGTGGCCAACACCGCCTACTGGAGCCCTGGCTTCAAAGCCATGTTTGGCTACACCGACGATGAGCTGCCCAACCAGATGGACACCTGGCAAGCGCTGATCTTCCCAGAGGATCTGACTGCCGGACAGGCCTCCTTTGACCGCCACATTCAGAGTCGGGGCGAAATACCGCACAAAGTAGAGTTGCGCTACCGCCACAAAAATGGCTCTCTGGTGTGGGTGCTCTGCACGGGTCAGGTAATCGCCTGGGATGAGGCCGGACAGCCCCTGCGCGTTATCGGTTGCCATGTCGATATTACTCAGCTCAAGCAGGCCGAAGTACAGCTAAGGAAAAATGAAGCCCACCTGCAGACGGCCCAGCGCATTGGCAACCTGGGCAGCTGGGAATTTGAGGTGGCGACCCAGGCCATCGCCTGGTCGGAGCAGGTCTACCGCATCTTTGGGCTCACCCCAGGGGAGCAGCCCCCCAGCTTAGAGGCGCTTCAGGGCTACTTTCACCCCGCTGACCGGGCGCGACATGGTCAGGTGATAGAGGCCGCCATAACTACCCACCAGCCCTACGACGAAGAGTTTCGGATTGTGCGCGCCGACGGCAGCTCCGGCCAGATTCACGTCAAGGGTGAAGCAATGATAGATGAGCTGGGCCAGCTGACCCACCTGACCGGCACCGTCCAGGACATCAGCGAGCGCAGGCACCACGAGCGGGAGCGGGATCATCTATCGCTGCGGCTGGGGCTGGCCCTTGACTCAGGCGGAGTCGGCATCTGGACTTGGGACATGGATCAGACCCTGACCTGGGATCAGCGCATGTACGAAATTTACGGCTTGCCGGACCTGGGCCAGGCGGTCACCTACTCGGACTGGGCCAGCTACGTACACCCCGACGACTTGGCTACCGTTGAGGCCCAGATCCCGACTGCCTTGACCGGGGAGACCAAGTTTGATGTCGAGTTTCGCTGTTGCCACCCCGACGGACAACTGCACTGGGTGCGATCGACGGCCACGGTGCGACGTAGTCCTACCGGCCAGCCCATCGAAATGGTTGGCATTCACTACGACATTACCGAGCACAAGCAGACGGCGATCGAGCTGGAGCGGCTGTCGCTGCGGCTTACGCTGGCCCTGGCATCGGGCCGAATTGGCAGTTGGGAGCGAGTCCTGAGCACCGATGAGGTGATCTGGGACCAGTGTTTGATCGATCTGTACGGCTTTGAGCGGCTGGGACACCAGGCCACCTACCAGGACTGGCGAGCCCAGGTCTATGCCGAGGACATTGACTGGGTCGAAGCGGCCAACCAGGCGCTCATCGACAGCAACGCTCCCTACGATGTGGAGTTTCGAGTCTGGCGGGGGGACGGCAGCCTGGGCTGGATTCGCTCCAGCGCCCTGGTGCAACGCGATGCCCACGGGCAGCCCGTCAGTATCATCGGCATCAACTACGACATTACCGACCAGAAGCAGACTGCGGCCAGGCTGCAAACGCTTTCGACCCGGCTGACGGTAGCGCTGGAGTCAGGGGGCTTTGGCAGCTGGGAATGGGATCTCCTCACCGATGGACTCGATTGGGATCAGCGGCTGATTGATCTGTATGGCTTTGGCCAGCTGGGCCGCCCCGCCACTTACCAGGACTGGCGCAGCCGGGTGCACCCCGAGGATGTTGAAGCGGTAGAAGCGGCCCTCCAGGCAGCCATCGACACTGATGCCCCCTACGAGGTTGAGTTTCGCATCTATCGCTGCAACGGGGAACTGCGCTGGGTCAAATCCAGCGCTCTGGTACACCGCAATTCAGCGAGCCAGCCACTCAGCCTGATCGGCATCAACTACGACATCACCCAAACCAAGCAGGCGGAAACTCAGCTGCGCGATCTATCGCTGCGCCTTTCCATGGCTCTAAAATCGGGGGAAATTGGGACGTGGGCAATGGATCTAGATACCCAGCTCGTGGATTGGGATCAGCGCATGTGTGCCATGTACGGCTGTGTCCGGGCGGAGCAGGCGCTGACCCTGGCCGATTGGCGCAACATGGTATTCAGCGAAGACGTTGACTGGATAGACATTGCCTTTGCTCAAATCCTCGACGGGTTGCCGCCTGAAACCATTGAATTCCGCATTCATCGAGGGGACGGCGAAATGCGCTGGATCAGAGCCACTGCCCTGGTGCAGCATGATGACCTGGGCCGGCCTCGCCGCCTGATTGGCACCAATACCGACATCACCGAGGCCAAGCTGGCAGAACAACACCTGCGGCGCACCACCGCTCAGCTGGAGGCCTCTAACCTCGAGCTGGAGGCGTTTGCCTACTCGGTGTCCCACGATTTGCGCGCCCCGCTGCGGGCGATCGACGGCTTTAGCCGCGCCCTGCTCGAAGACTACGGCGACCAGTTTGACCCTGAAGGTAAAGACTATTTCGATCGCATTCGTCACAACGTGGCCCGCATGGGCTGCTTAATCGACGATCTGCTGCGTCTGTCGCGGGTGTCGCGCCAGACGATGGCCTACGGTACGGTGAACCTCAGCGACCTGGTGCAGGCGGAGATCGACGATCTGCGCTCAGCTGAGCCCGATCGTGTCGTGACCACCACCGTTACCTCCGGGATTGCGATTTGTGCCGACCCCACCCTGATGCGGGTGGCGATCGCCAACCTGGTGCAAAACGCCTGGAAGTTTACCGGCCACCGCCCGGAGGCCCGGCTTGAGTTTGGCGTGGCCATACAGGCGGGTGAGCCCGTCTACTACCTGCGCGACAACGGCGCTGGCTTTGATATGGCCTACGCTGACAAACTGTTCGGCGTGTTTCAGCGCCTGCACAATACCCACGAGTTTCCGGGTACCGGCATTGGTCTGGCCACGGTGCAGCGGGCGATTCATCGCCAGGGGGGCCGGGTTTGGGCCGAGGCCGCGGTAGACCAGGGGGCAACGTTCTATTTCACCCTGCCTCAGTTTGCCCCTGGGGCCGAGGGAGCCCTATGA
- a CDS encoding response regulator, whose product MTTLRPILLVEDNPDDERLTLRALSRGNLANPVVVVRNGEEALQRVFGPEALPCVVMLDLKLPKVDGLEVLRQIRASDRTRLLPVVVLTSSSEDRDIIESYSLGANSYVRKPVNIDEFTDAVRQLGLYWALISELPPNLL is encoded by the coding sequence ATGACGACCCTGCGCCCGATCTTGCTGGTGGAGGACAACCCCGACGACGAGCGGCTCACCCTCCGCGCCCTGAGCCGGGGAAATTTGGCCAACCCGGTGGTGGTAGTTCGCAACGGTGAAGAGGCCCTGCAACGCGTGTTTGGCCCGGAGGCTTTGCCCTGCGTGGTGATGCTCGACCTGAAGCTGCCCAAGGTGGACGGACTGGAGGTGCTGCGGCAGATTCGCGCCAGCGATCGCACCCGCCTGCTGCCCGTGGTAGTGCTCACCTCCTCCAGCGAAGACCGCGATATTATTGAAAGCTATAGCCTGGGCGCTAACAGTTATGTCCGCAAGCCCGTCAACATTGATGAATTTACCGACGCTGTACGCCAGCTCGGCCTGTACTGGGCCCTGATCAGTGAGCTGCCACCCAACCTGCTATGA
- a CDS encoding putative bifunctional diguanylate cyclase/phosphodiesterase: MTASEPLRALIVEDSDDDLLLLLRELRRAGFSPTWVQVQTAADFRAALEADTWDVVLSDYQLPQFTAPVALDILQSSPYDLPFIVVSGTVGEATAVEMMRAGAHDYVMKDNLSRLVEAVRREVREAQGRRDRRAALAELERTRELLHLAIEGSGIGIWDWQVQTGEVWASDRCAALLGYSPSELGPARIDTWQRFVHPDDWSRKKLALQRHFEGETPGYDCEFRLRHRQGHWVWVLDRGQVVEWDDAHRPLRMSGTYTDITERRLAEVEHRRVADQVLFNSLHDALTQLPNRNLLMQRLELAIQRCQRHVRQRFAVLFLDLDNFKVINDSLGHLTGDEVLVVVAQKLRSLIRTTDLAARLGGDEFVLLIEDIDTLKEPLRLVERILQEIQQPLTVSGRDVFLNASVGIVMGGGDYHSPSEPLRDADIAMYRAKAQGRGRYVVFNESMHLKALQRLQLEQELRQAIDQGELVLYYQPIFQLETQAIAGFEALVRWQHPERGFISPDHFIPIAEETGLIVPLDRWVLTQAAQQLAHWHQRYPHCAALTVSINFSVKDLLRSDLLSDLTRILDQTGLQGHHLNLEITESTLIEDIQTMVTILQQLKPHGFTVTIDDFGTGYSSLSYLHQLPVDALKIDRSFVMTMEASPHNSDIVETIITLSNRLGLAAIAEGVESQTQLEQLQRLGCELAQGYWFAKPLSPAAAETLLAPVPMGSSPNHP, encoded by the coding sequence ATGACTGCCTCTGAACCCTTGCGGGCTCTAATTGTAGAAGACTCCGACGACGACCTGCTGCTGCTGCTGCGGGAGCTGCGCCGGGCCGGATTCTCCCCGACCTGGGTGCAGGTGCAAACCGCCGCTGACTTCCGCGCCGCCCTCGAGGCCGACACCTGGGATGTGGTGCTGTCTGACTATCAACTGCCCCAGTTTACCGCCCCTGTCGCCCTCGACATTTTGCAGAGCAGCCCCTACGACCTGCCCTTTATTGTCGTGTCGGGCACAGTGGGCGAGGCTACGGCGGTGGAGATGATGCGGGCCGGAGCCCACGACTACGTGATGAAAGATAACCTCTCGCGGCTGGTGGAGGCGGTGCGGCGAGAGGTGCGGGAGGCTCAGGGTCGCCGCGATCGCCGCGCCGCGCTGGCCGAACTGGAGCGTACCCGGGAACTACTCCACCTGGCCATCGAAGGGTCTGGGATTGGTATTTGGGACTGGCAGGTGCAAACCGGGGAGGTGTGGGCCAGCGATCGCTGCGCGGCCCTGCTGGGCTACAGCCCCAGTGAACTTGGCCCCGCCCGCATCGACACCTGGCAACGGTTTGTGCACCCCGACGACTGGAGCCGTAAAAAGCTGGCCCTCCAGCGCCACTTTGAGGGCGAAACCCCCGGCTACGACTGCGAATTTCGCCTCCGCCATCGCCAGGGCCACTGGGTGTGGGTACTTGACCGGGGTCAGGTGGTGGAGTGGGACGACGCCCACCGCCCCCTGCGCATGAGCGGCACCTACACCGATATTACCGAGCGCCGCCTGGCCGAAGTCGAGCACCGCCGCGTAGCCGACCAGGTTCTGTTTAACAGCCTCCACGACGCCCTCACCCAGCTGCCCAACCGCAACCTCTTGATGCAGCGGCTCGAACTGGCCATTCAGCGCTGCCAGCGCCATGTCCGCCAGCGCTTTGCGGTGCTCTTTCTCGATCTCGACAATTTCAAGGTGATCAACGACAGCCTGGGCCATCTGACCGGGGATGAAGTGCTGGTGGTAGTGGCCCAAAAGCTGCGATCGCTGATTCGGACCACCGATCTAGCGGCCCGCCTGGGGGGCGATGAGTTTGTGCTGCTGATCGAAGACATCGACACCCTGAAAGAGCCCTTGCGCCTGGTCGAGCGCATCCTTCAGGAGATCCAGCAGCCGCTGACGGTGAGCGGGCGCGACGTGTTTCTCAATGCCAGCGTGGGGATTGTGATGGGGGGCGGCGACTACCACAGCCCCTCCGAACCCCTGCGCGATGCCGACATTGCCATGTACCGCGCCAAGGCCCAGGGGCGGGGCCGCTACGTGGTGTTCAACGAGTCCATGCACCTGAAGGCCCTCCAGCGCCTGCAGCTGGAGCAGGAACTGCGCCAGGCCATTGACCAGGGGGAGCTGGTGCTCTACTACCAGCCCATTTTTCAGCTTGAAACCCAGGCGATCGCCGGGTTTGAGGCCCTGGTGCGGTGGCAGCATCCCGAACGCGGCTTCATCTCCCCCGACCACTTCATTCCCATCGCCGAAGAAACGGGGCTGATTGTCCCCCTCGATCGCTGGGTGCTAACCCAGGCCGCCCAGCAGCTGGCCCACTGGCACCAGCGCTACCCCCACTGCGCCGCCCTAACGGTGAGCATCAACTTTTCGGTCAAAGACCTGCTGCGCAGCGACTTGCTCAGCGATTTGACCCGCATTCTGGATCAAACCGGACTCCAGGGGCACCACCTCAACCTGGAAATCACCGAAAGCACGCTGATCGAAGACATTCAGACGATGGTGACGATTTTGCAGCAGCTCAAGCCCCACGGCTTTACCGTCACCATTGACGACTTTGGCACCGGCTACTCCTCGCTCAGCTATCTGCACCAGCTACCCGTCGATGCCCTTAAAATCGATCGCTCCTTTGTGATGACCATGGAGGCCAGCCCCCACAACTCCGACATTGTCGAAACCATCATCACCCTCAGCAACCGCCTTGGCCTGGCGGCGATCGCCGAAGGTGTTGAAAGCCAAACCCAGCTGGAGCAACTCCAGCGTCTCGGCTGCGAACTGGCCCAGGGCTACTGGTTTGCCAAACCGCTATCCCCCGCCGCCGCCGAAACCCTGCTCGCCCCCGTCCCCATGGGCTCTTCACCAAACCACCCCTAG
- the gcvH gene encoding glycine cleavage system protein GcvH: MAFDYPETLKYLDSHEYARTDEDEGIVTVGITAFAIDQLGDIVFLELPEVGDSLEKGEKFGTVESVKAVEELKSPVSGEVLERNEALVEAPEQIGDDPYGDGWLVKIKASDLEELDDALTADEYKDQVGG; the protein is encoded by the coding sequence ATGGCATTTGACTATCCCGAAACGCTGAAGTATCTCGACAGCCACGAATATGCCCGCACTGACGAGGACGAAGGCATTGTAACCGTGGGCATTACCGCCTTTGCCATTGATCAGCTGGGCGACATTGTCTTTCTGGAGCTGCCCGAGGTTGGCGACAGTCTGGAGAAGGGCGAAAAGTTTGGCACGGTGGAATCGGTGAAGGCGGTGGAGGAGCTGAAGTCACCGGTTTCTGGCGAAGTGCTGGAGCGCAACGAAGCCCTGGTGGAAGCGCCGGAGCAGATCGGCGATGACCCCTACGGCGATGGCTGGCTGGTGAAAATCAAAGCCAGTGACCTGGAGGAACTGGACGACGCCCTCACCGCCGACGAGTACAAAGATCAGGTGGGTGGCTAG
- the gcvT gene encoding glycine cleavage system aminomethyltransferase GcvT, whose product MTLLQTPLYPACVEQKARMTEFAGWSMPVQFGGIKQEHQAVRDRAGLFDISHMGKFELRGPGVIAALQRLVPSNLERLSQGQAQYTVLLNPEGGILDDLIVYLKSPPASASGSGSDIETVTLIVNAATTTKDKTWLLDHLAGTGIELIDESRDRALISLQGPAAAALLQPYTPHNLEVLGRFAHRDTALLGQLAWIARTGYTGEDGFEILTDPDTALALWQRLTADGVAPCGLGARDTLRLEAAMALYGQDIDDTTTPLEAGLGWLVHLEEKGEFIGRSRLEAQKAEGLSRRLVGLTMADRHIARHGYPVLYQGDRVGTVTSGTLAPTLNLPIALAYVAAPLARVGQSLEVEVRGEPRPATVVKRPFYRAK is encoded by the coding sequence ATGACTTTGTTGCAAACTCCGCTCTACCCTGCCTGTGTTGAGCAAAAAGCGCGCATGACTGAGTTTGCCGGATGGTCGATGCCGGTGCAGTTTGGCGGCATTAAGCAGGAACACCAGGCGGTGCGCGATCGTGCCGGGCTGTTCGACATTTCCCACATGGGCAAGTTTGAGCTGCGGGGGCCAGGGGTGATTGCGGCACTGCAGCGGCTGGTGCCTTCCAACCTGGAGCGGCTGAGCCAGGGGCAGGCCCAGTACACGGTGCTGCTCAACCCCGAGGGCGGCATCCTGGACGATTTGATTGTTTACCTGAAGTCGCCCCCGGCCAGCGCCTCCGGTAGCGGTTCGGATATCGAAACCGTCACCCTGATTGTTAATGCCGCCACCACCACTAAGGACAAAACCTGGCTGCTCGACCACCTGGCCGGCACCGGCATTGAGCTGATCGACGAGTCGCGCGATCGGGCTCTGATTTCGCTCCAGGGGCCAGCGGCGGCGGCTCTGCTCCAGCCCTACACCCCCCACAACCTGGAGGTGCTGGGGCGCTTTGCCCACCGCGACACGGCGCTGCTGGGCCAGCTGGCCTGGATTGCTCGCACCGGCTACACCGGGGAAGATGGCTTTGAGATTTTGACTGACCCGGACACGGCCCTGGCCCTGTGGCAGAGGCTGACCGCCGACGGGGTTGCCCCCTGCGGCCTGGGGGCCCGCGATACCCTGCGCCTGGAGGCCGCCATGGCCCTCTACGGCCAGGACATCGACGACACCACCACCCCCCTGGAGGCGGGGCTGGGCTGGCTGGTCCACCTGGAGGAGAAAGGGGAGTTTATCGGGCGATCGCGGCTCGAAGCCCAAAAGGCCGAGGGCCTCAGCCGCCGTCTGGTGGGGTTGACCATGGCCGATCGGCACATTGCCCGGCACGGCTACCCGGTGCTCTACCAGGGCGATCGCGTCGGCACCGTCACCAGCGGCACCCTGGCCCCCACGCTAAATCTCCCCATTGCCCTGGCCTACGTCGCTGCCCCCTTGGCCAGAGTTGGGCAGTCGCTAGAGGTCGAAGTGCGCGGCGAACCCAGGCCGGCAACGGTGGTGAAGCGACCGTTTTATCGGGCGAAATAA